Below is a window of Rhodoglobus vestalii DNA.
TGTCTTTCGGCGGCCCTCGAGACCCGCGGCGGGAACCTCGTTGTAGCTTGCCCCCGCAAGTGTCAGGCCCAGAGCGGAAGCCTTGTCACTGCCGGCGACTACCGCCCAGATACGCACCGATGAGTTCAGCACGGGAAGGGTCAAACTCAATCGCTCATCTGGAGGCTTCGGGGAATTGCGAACAGCGATGACCGTGCGCTCGGTCTCGCGAATGCCTTCACGTTCCGGAAAAAGCGAGGCAATATGTCCATCCGGCCCGACGCCCAAAAAAACAATGTCAAAGTGCGGATAGGTGCCGAAGCGTGTGGAATGTTGTGCGAGTTCGTGCGAATATGCTGCAGCTGCATCATCCAAGCCCAGTCCTGAGTCTGAAGCCGCAAAGGAATGCACACGTTCGGGGTCGACGGCCACGTGGTCGAGCAGTGCTGCACGGGCTTGCACATCATTGCGCTCGCCATCTCTCGCCGGTAACCAACGTTCGTCACCCCACCAGAAATTCACCCGAGACCAATCTACCGCATCACGTTTCGGGGAACTATTGATTGCGTCGAGTACAGCCTGCCCCATGGTGCCACCGGTCAGCACAATTGTTGCCTCATCAAATTCCGCGATAATCTGAGGCACTTTGTTGAGAAACCGTTCAGCCACCGCATGAGCGAGTTCTGGTTTGGACGAATGGACAATTGCTCGGCGTTCGTTGCTCACTAGTTGGTCGCTTTCGTTAGGGCGCCCGGGTTTGTGTCCGCCATCCCACTCACCCCGCGGCGAACAACGTCGCCGAAGAGGCTGTCGGGGTCCAGACGTCGTAGTTCTTCTGCGAGGCAGTCGCGCAAGCTCCGCCGCGGCATCGAGATGTCGTGGACTGGTTGATTCGGTTGCGTCAGTGTTGCGATGCTCGCAAGATTCCGTTCCAAGGTGATGGTGCCCGAATTCCGTTCCAAAATGACCGAGTGAATTCCGGTCGGTACGGGTGAACCTTCGGCGACGAGCAGTGAGACTTCCACGTGAAGCTGCATCTGCAACCAGGCGGCTAATAGCAGCGTAGATGGTGAGTCGGCAGCACCACTCACTGATACTGCGCTGATTGGTTCGAAGGGTGGCTGGTCGAGAACGGCGGCAAGTTGAGCGCGCCAGAGGGTAAGTCGAGTCCAC
It encodes the following:
- the pgl gene encoding 6-phosphogluconolactonase, which translates into the protein MSNERRAIVHSSKPELAHAVAERFLNKVPQIIAEFDEATIVLTGGTMGQAVLDAINSSPKRDAVDWSRVNFWWGDERWLPARDGERNDVQARAALLDHVAVDPERVHSFAASDSGLGLDDAAAAYSHELAQHSTRFGTYPHFDIVFLGVGPDGHIASLFPEREGIRETERTVIAVRNSPKPPDERLSLTLPVLNSSVRIWAVVAGSDKASALGLTLAGASYNEVPAAGLEGRRKTLFFVDSEAAAQVPDSLIDPGQFWTSADSTDEH